One Pleuronectes platessa chromosome 9, fPlePla1.1, whole genome shotgun sequence genomic region harbors:
- the ccl44 gene encoding chemokine (C-C motif) ligand 44 codes for MAMLQMLTVISLTVILLASVEGKGVQMQRDVQCCMLYSQGKVRTKDVLRFEVQTEGPDCSIQAIILYTKKAVKCADPRDRKVKRLLRKLLQRQRTKAHRTMWLLPHDNLPVMSEDKKYNWAVLNLE; via the exons ATGgccatgctgcagatgttgacTGTTATCTCTCTGACTGTTATCCTTCTGGCATCTGTGGAAG GTAAAGGGGTACAGATGCAGAGAGATGTCCAGTGCTGCATGTTGTACTCACAGGGCAAGGTGCGCACCAAAGATGTGCTGCGGTTTGAGGTGCAGACGGAGGGGCCCGACTGCAGTATACAAGCCATCAT TCTTTACACGAAGAAGGCGGTGAAATGTGCAGACCCCAGAGACCGGAAAGTGAAGAGGTTGCTGCGAAAACTCCTTCAGAGACAGAGAACCAAGGCCCACCGAACCATGTGGCTCCTTCCTCATGACAACCTGCCCGTCATGTCCGAG GACAAGAAATATAACTGGGCGGTTCTCAATTTGGAGTGA